CCTGGACGCAGAAAGCCGCTGCATCTACGTGCTGGGCGCCATGTTCAGGATTGACAGCGCCATGGGAGCGGATATTTTTGACACAACGCCGGAAAACTACCGCCAGAAGCTCTCCCGCATCCGCAGACAGGTCAATGACTTCCTGAAAAAATACTGCGGCCTCAGCGGAAGCGGCATGTGCGCCTGTAACAAGCGCCTTGGCTACGCAGTGGGACAGAAGCGCCTGGACCCTGCGCGACTGGAGTACAGCGCTTTAGAGGTCTGTAAAAGGGAAATGGAAAACATGGACGCCCTGGCCGGTGTGTTTGAAAGCCTGCCAGAGTATCGTGTGCCGGAAAATGCCCGGGCCTTTATCGACAGCCTGGTGGCTTCAGACTCAATGGCCTCGATTCAGGAAGCAGGGAGGATATAAGATGAACGATTGTGAAAAAATGCTGGATTTCCTGGCACAGCTGCGGGATAATAACTCGCTGGAATGGATGCACAGCCATCAGCCAGAGTACAAGGCCGCCCGCGCCGCCTTTGTCAGCCTTGTGTCAGATTTAATGGAAAAGCTGCTGCCTGACGAGCCCGGCCTGGGCCTCATAAATCCCAGCGACCTTGTTTTCAGGCTCAACAGGGACACCCGCTTCAGCAAGGATAAAAGCCCTTACACGCCGGCGTTCCGCGCGCATATTTCGCCGGAGGGCAGGGGGATGGTGCCAGTGGGGGACTATCTTTTTGTATCGCCAGGCCAGATTTTTCTGGGCGGCGGCGTCTTTCATGGCAAAATGCCCGAGATTACCAGGCGTATAAGAGATCAGATTGTGTTGGAGGGCAGCAGCTTTGAGAGTGTTTTAGAGTCGCCGGCTTTCTGCGAAAAGCTGACGCTCCAGGGTGAAAAGCTTAAAAATGTGCCGCGTGGTTACGATAAAGAACATCCTTATGGCGAACTTTTAAAGCATAAGTCATGGTATGTGGAGTACCCTATAGGAAAAGACCTGTTTTTGGACCGCGAGGCCTTTTTAGAGGAGGCCGTGGATGTGTTCAGACGGATTAAACCCTTTAATGACTTTATCAACAAGGCTTTGGAAGGCCTTGAGATGCCCGGAAAAAGATAGGAATAAGCATTAAAAAATCCCACGAATGATTCGTGGGATTTTTTGTGTTCAGCGCAGGACGCCGCGTTCTTTTAAGCGCTGCCGCACGGTGGGGTAGAGGCTCAGATCGGTGTGGGGCAGAAATCGCGCGGCAAACATACGGGTCAGAAAATCCGATGCCGCGCCAAACTCCAGATATTGGATGTTGTGCTGAAGTGCGCCCACAGTATCGAAAAGGGTGTAATCCAATAATAGCGCTCTGGCGCCGGTCAAAGAGCTGTTGCCCAGGACCGTAAAGCGTTCGGCTGGCAGGTCGGGGTAGAGGCCGATATTGACCGCTGCCTCCAGGTTGATATGGGCGCAGAATGCTCCGGCGATAAAGACCTGGTCAATGTCCTCTGGCCCAAGGCCCGCAGCTTCCAGAAGGTAGGCCACCATGGTGTTGGCAGCGGCCTTGGTGTCCAGATACTGGATGATATCTGTCTGGTTGAAAAAAAGCGAGGCGCCGTCGGCGGTCACATCTGCGTCGGCGTACCGCAGGGCATAGCCGTCATCGGTGGCCTCGATGCGGTCTGTGGCGTCAGGATTAAACTTTCCGGAAAAGTCAATCCAGCCATTCAGCAGCATTTCTGACAGCAGATCTACAATGCCAGAGCCGCAGATGCCTTTAGGCGGCGCATTTTCAATCGTAGTGTAGCTCAGAACGCCCTCCGTGATGGACACATGGTCGATGGCGCCCGGTCCGGCCTTCATGCCACTCTTGCTGATACCGCCCTCCAGCGCAGGCCCTGCCGCGCCAGCCCCGGCGATCAGAAAGTTTTCATCGCCCAGCACCATCTCACCATTGGTACCGATGTCGATAAATAGGGAAGGCTTTTTCTGCTTATCGAGCCGGGCGGCCAGCAGTCCGCTGATGATGTCACCGCCCAGGTAATTGGCGGCTGAGGGCATACAGTAAACCAGTCCGCCGGTGGGCAGGCTCAGGTCGTCGGCAGGTATGAAATCAGTATGGTTGAACATGGGGGTAAAAGGAACCTCAAAAATGGGCCAGGGGTCAATGCCGAGGAAAAGATGGGACATGGTAGTGTTGCCGGATACAATCATAATGCTGTAGGCTTCTGGCGCAATACCGGTTTGGGCGGCGAGGTCGTTAAGCAGGTCGCAGAAAGTACGGACAGTGCTGGCTTGAAGCTCGTCAAGGTGGTCGGGCCTGCCCTTGGTGTAAAAAATGCGGCTCAATATCTCATCGCCGTAGTCAATCTGCCTGTTAAAGCGGCTTTTTTCCGCCAGCACCTGTCCGGTATTTAAGTCAATGGACTGCATGATAACCGTGGTGCTGCCAAGATCCACGGCAAGACCGTAGTTTTGTGCGGTGGTGTCGCCGGCTTCAATGCGCGTCAGCTCCCAGTGGTTTCCGGCGTAAACCAGGGTGCAGGTTACCTTGAAATCGGATTCCCGACAGACGGCAGCATATTTTTTATAGGTTTTATAAGAGAGCGCCAGCGGTGAAAAGGTAGCTTCAAGGCCTTGCAGAAGCCGCTCGCGGTCTGCTGTGATGTCGACCTGGCCCGGTGCCGGCAGTTCTAAATAGATTTTTTGGCTGAAAGCGTTCAAAAGGTCATCTCCTGTCTTTGTATTCCATTTCATTATAATGGAAAAGGGATGGATAAGCAAGTGTAATACAGAGCTAGAGTATCCGTCAACCATATACCCAAATAGTGATAGTTGCCCCAGGTTTTACCGAAACGGGTAATTTTTTACCGTAATATTTTACAATAAGGTGACTTGAAGTGCTATAATTTAGTTGTCCGATGGATCACAAAAGGAAGAGCCCCATATGCTCACGCCTTTTGAGATAAGCACACCCTGCCATTCCAGAGGTTTGACTATATTTGTGAAAGCAAGTATAAAATCCTCTCATCCATACCAAATCAAATCTCTGGTCTGGTTGTAGACGCTCCATTTGTGCTGTTTATTTTCATTTTTATAATGAAAACAAGTTTTTCGCTGTGTTCTTGTAAAAAAATGCAGCAAATTGTTTTTGATGGGGAGATGAGGCTTTTTTTAAAAAAATCTCATGACACATCAGCTGTTTCTGATTTTTCTGATGGCGCCGGTAAAAATGGCTGTGCTATGGAACACAGTCATGAGGGGTAGTCCTGCCGAACCAGCGGGGCTGTGATTTTGGGACTCCTCCAGACAGCTTCATCACCTTGAAGCCATAGAACTGGTTCAAAAAAATAACACGCTTTTAACATTATCATTTTCATCACTGCGGCCGGCGGACCGGCCCCCCTTGGCCATATACCACAATCTCAAACTGGGGGGCGGCATCAGAAAATAACAGCAGAATCATTTGAAAAAATTCCGATTTTTGGCAGCCGGGACGGGTGCATCAAGCTGATTGAAAACGTTGGTCCGATTCATTTTGATCATATTCCAAAACGTGCCTCCATATATGATGCTTTTGGAAGGCCGGTGTTATCCAGAGCGCCGGTCATTGATTTTTGACGCTGTGCCTTTTCCATAAAACGGGGAATTTTCATGGAAAGGGCAGACATGCTTTCAACCTGATGTATTTTACCTGGTTTATCTGAAGCCATAAACAAAAAAACTCCTGCATTTGGCAGGAGTTTTTTATTTGCTTTTGCTGTCCGGCATCAGTAAAACAGAGGCTTTGAAAATATGATCGGCGTAGTCAAAATGGGCGAAGCCGTGATGCTTTTCAGCAATATGGCGGACAG
The DNA window shown above is from Eubacterium limosum and carries:
- a CDS encoding ASKHA domain-containing protein, whose product is MNAFSQKIYLELPAPGQVDITADRERLLQGLEATFSPLALSYKTYKKYAAVCRESDFKVTCTLVYAGNHWELTRIEAGDTTAQNYGLAVDLGSTTVIMQSIDLNTGQVLAEKSRFNRQIDYGDEILSRIFYTKGRPDHLDELQASTVRTFCDLLNDLAAQTGIAPEAYSIMIVSGNTTMSHLFLGIDPWPIFEVPFTPMFNHTDFIPADDLSLPTGGLVYCMPSAANYLGGDIISGLLAARLDKQKKPSLFIDIGTNGEMVLGDENFLIAGAGAAGPALEGGISKSGMKAGPGAIDHVSITEGVLSYTTIENAPPKGICGSGIVDLLSEMLLNGWIDFSGKFNPDATDRIEATDDGYALRYADADVTADGASLFFNQTDIIQYLDTKAAANTMVAYLLEAAGLGPEDIDQVFIAGAFCAHINLEAAVNIGLYPDLPAERFTVLGNSSLTGARALLLDYTLFDTVGALQHNIQYLEFGAASDFLTRMFAARFLPHTDLSLYPTVRQRLKERGVLR
- a CDS encoding DUF2461 domain-containing protein, whose translation is MNDCEKMLDFLAQLRDNNSLEWMHSHQPEYKAARAAFVSLVSDLMEKLLPDEPGLGLINPSDLVFRLNRDTRFSKDKSPYTPAFRAHISPEGRGMVPVGDYLFVSPGQIFLGGGVFHGKMPEITRRIRDQIVLEGSSFESVLESPAFCEKLTLQGEKLKNVPRGYDKEHPYGELLKHKSWYVEYPIGKDLFLDREAFLEEAVDVFRRIKPFNDFINKALEGLEMPGKR